The Helianthus annuus cultivar XRQ/B chromosome 16, HanXRQr2.0-SUNRISE, whole genome shotgun sequence genome includes a window with the following:
- the LOC110942718 gene encoding proline-rich receptor-like protein kinase PERK9, translating to MAPEPIVDHDPVLDDAPADAPPDMGAPTIAPLVDDIPIADLPVVAPPLVDDPVVDAPLPNPVPDIPPPRPGEGSSRQPPVSVPPVLSSSLPFTSQFPHVAPPTAPSFIPSSEPFLWTTPPIMPLSDPYHPYHVGYSTEDILTSLMIQQDALTRRIQELERAPRPPCHCQTPSAAPHTPRPLSPDSDVRFLTFEQQIAYLLRMTR from the exons ATGGCCCCCGAGCCTATTGTTGACCATGACCCTGTTCTTGATGATGCCCCAGCCGATGCACCGCCTGATATGGGTGCACCAACCATTGCACCtcttgttgatgatatacctATTGCTGATCTTCCCGTTGTTGCTCCACCATTGGtggatgatcctgttgttgatgcACCGTTACCTAATCCCGTCCCG GATATACCGCCAcctcgtcctggagaggggtcatcgaGGCAGCCGCCTGTTTCTGTTCCACCCGTACTGTCATCATCTTTACCGTTCACATCTCAGTTTCCTCAtgttgcaccacctactgcaccGTCTTTCATaccatcgagcgagccatttttgtggactacgccccctatcatgccatTGTCTGATCCGTACCACCCGTACCATGTTGGGTACTCTACGGAGGACATACTTACATCCTTGATGATACAGCAGGATGCATTGACACGTCGTATTCAGGAGTTGGAAAGAGCTCCACGACCACCTTGTCACTGTCAGACCCCATCTGCAGCACCGCACACTCCTCGTCCGCTTTCCCCTGACTCAGACGTTCGTTTCTTGACAtttgagcagcagattgcatattTGCTGCGC ATGACTAGATAG